A single window of Elgaria multicarinata webbii isolate HBS135686 ecotype San Diego chromosome 17, rElgMul1.1.pri, whole genome shotgun sequence DNA harbors:
- the HAGHL gene encoding hydroxyacylglutathione hydrolase-like protein isoform X2, whose translation MLLFPRGDHARGNVELAQLYPDLEVYGGDERVGALTHPVSHNEELKFGSINVRCLLTPGHTSGHVCYFVWEDDSPDAPAAFTGDTLFIGGCGRIFEGTAEQMYKNLTEVLGPLPQETKVFCGHEYTARNLKFALKVEPENDIVKEKLTWAKLREDEDLPTVPSTLAEEFFYNPFLRVLEKSVQRFTGKADPIEVFAALHKAKDKFRKPKEGLNPQAMVALELGLFDPLLEKK comes from the exons ATGCTGCTGTTCCCAAGAGG GGATCACGCTCGAGGAAATGTGGAACTAGCACAGCTGTACCCTGACCTGGAAGTGTACGGCGGGGATGAGCGGGTGGGAGCACTGACCCACCCAGTGAGCCACAATGAGGAGTTAAAG TTTGGCAGCATCAACGTGAGGTGCCTCCTCACTCCGGGCCACACCTCTGGGCACGTCTGCTACTTCGTGTGGGAAGACGACTCCCCGGACGCTCCGGCAGCCTTCACAG GTGACACCTTATTTATCGGAGGCTGCGGGAGAATCTTTGAAGGGACGGCTGAACAGATGTACAAGAACCTGACCGAAGTCCTGGGCCCGCTGCCCCAAGAGACA AAAGTGTTCTGTGGGCACGAATACACGGCTCGGAACTTGAAATTCGCCCTGAAAGTGGAGCCGGAGAATGACATCGTGAAGGAGAAACTCACTTGGGCAAAG CTACGAGAGGACGAAGACCTGCCCACGGTGCCTTCCACGCTAGCCGAGGAGTTCTTCTACAACCCTTTCCTTCGGGTCCT GGAGAAATCCGTCCAGAGGTTCACCGGCAAGGCTGACCCAATCGAAGTCTTCGCCGCTCTCCACAAGGCCAAGGACAAGTTCCGGAAGCCCAAGGAGGGGCTGAACCCGCAAGCCATGGTGGCGCTGGAGCTGGGCCTTTTTGACCCGCTGCTGGAGAAAAAGTGA
- the HAGHL gene encoding hydroxyacylglutathione hydrolase-like protein isoform X1, producing MKVKVISVLEDNYMYLIIEESTRHAVAVDAAVPKRLLEIIRKEDVSLKAILTTHHHWDHARGNVELAQLYPDLEVYGGDERVGALTHPVSHNEELKFGSINVRCLLTPGHTSGHVCYFVWEDDSPDAPAAFTGDTLFIGGCGRIFEGTAEQMYKNLTEVLGPLPQETKVFCGHEYTARNLKFALKVEPENDIVKEKLTWAKLREDEDLPTVPSTLAEEFFYNPFLRVLEKSVQRFTGKADPIEVFAALHKAKDKFRKPKEGLNPQAMVALELGLFDPLLEKK from the exons ATGAAGGTCAAAGTGATTTCGGTCCTGGAAGATAACTATATGTACTTGATCATCGAAGAAAGCACTCGGCACGCCGTTGCGGTGGATGCTGCTGTTCCCAAGAGG TTACTGGAAATCATCAGAAAAGAAGATGTCTCTCTGAAAGCGATCCTGACAACTCACCATCACTG GGATCACGCTCGAGGAAATGTGGAACTAGCACAGCTGTACCCTGACCTGGAAGTGTACGGCGGGGATGAGCGGGTGGGAGCACTGACCCACCCAGTGAGCCACAATGAGGAGTTAAAG TTTGGCAGCATCAACGTGAGGTGCCTCCTCACTCCGGGCCACACCTCTGGGCACGTCTGCTACTTCGTGTGGGAAGACGACTCCCCGGACGCTCCGGCAGCCTTCACAG GTGACACCTTATTTATCGGAGGCTGCGGGAGAATCTTTGAAGGGACGGCTGAACAGATGTACAAGAACCTGACCGAAGTCCTGGGCCCGCTGCCCCAAGAGACA AAAGTGTTCTGTGGGCACGAATACACGGCTCGGAACTTGAAATTCGCCCTGAAAGTGGAGCCGGAGAATGACATCGTGAAGGAGAAACTCACTTGGGCAAAG CTACGAGAGGACGAAGACCTGCCCACGGTGCCTTCCACGCTAGCCGAGGAGTTCTTCTACAACCCTTTCCTTCGGGTCCT GGAGAAATCCGTCCAGAGGTTCACCGGCAAGGCTGACCCAATCGAAGTCTTCGCCGCTCTCCACAAGGCCAAGGACAAGTTCCGGAAGCCCAAGGAGGGGCTGAACCCGCAAGCCATGGTGGCGCTGGAGCTGGGCCTTTTTGACCCGCTGCTGGAGAAAAAGTGA